A window from Purpureocillium takamizusanense chromosome 3, complete sequence encodes these proteins:
- a CDS encoding Chitinase (EggNog:ENOG503P1F8~CAZy:GH18~COG:G) — MRFGFRHSRSPAPAARVNAAYYPSWRAYKDKTPASLDVESMTHVFYAFIGVNEDGSLKLLDEYADLQKPTDGQQGCLAALAELKRRHPHIKTLVSVGGANASAEFPALAAREQSRRTFAAQIREFCDRHSFDGVDVDWEHPKTTEEGRDFVKLLHSIRRALPPPQYLLTTALPVGEYCLRNIDLAEASRHLDFLNLMAYDFTGPWTEVCGHHAQLRAGGGGGAGHHHHGHHHYQHPDLATSGAAGVEYVISRRVPAGKILLGIPAYARFFPDAAEPGQGFGSGAGEIDYCDLPQEWIAKAHVDEARGAASLFEDGGDGGGKRFFSFDVPRTVMAKARYTQDVGLGGLFFWNGAGDMTGELSLVKAAYGVLVEHL; from the exons ATGCGTTTCGGATTCAGACACAGcaggtcgcccgcgccggccgcccgcgtcaATGCCGCTTACTATCCCTCGTGGAGGGCCTACAAGGACAAGACGCCGGCCTCACTCGATGTCGAGTCCATGACCCACGTGTTCTACGCCTTCATAGG TGTCAACGAGGACGGAAGCCTCAAG ctcctcgacgaaTATGCGGACCTGCAGAAGCCCACCGACGGGCAGCagggctgcctggctgcgCTCGCGGAGCTcaagcgccgccacccgcacATCAAGACGCTCGTctcggtgggcggcgcgaaCGCGAGCGCAGAGTTcccggccctcgcggcgAGGGAGCAGTCGCGTCGCACGTTTGCGGCTCAGATACGCGAGTTCTGCGACCGGCATAGCTTCGATGGCGTGGACG TCGACTGGGAACATCCCAAGACGACCGAGGAGGGTCGGGACTTTGTCAAGCTTCTTCACTCCATTAGGCGCGCGCTGCCTCCCCCCCAGTATTTGCTGACCACCGCGTTGCCCGTGGGCGAGTACTGCCTCCGGAACATTGatctcgccgaggccagccgCCATCTCGACTTCCTCAATCTCATGGCCTACGACTTTACCGGGCCATGGACTGAGGTATGCGGCCATCacgcgcagctgcgagcgggcggcggcggcggcgcaggccaccatcaccatggccaccaccactatcAACACCCGGACCTCGCAAcgtcgggcgccgccggggtcGAGTACGTTATCTCGCGCAGAGTGCCCGCTGGCAAGATCCTACTGGGCATCCCCGCGTACGCGCGCTTCTTCCCGGACGCGGCGGAGCCGGGCCAGGGCTTCGggtcgggcgcgggcgagatAGACTACTGCGACCTGCCGCAGGAGTGGATCGCGAAggcgcacgtcgacgaggcgaggggcgcggcgtcgctgtttgaagacggtggcgacggcggggggaAGAGGTTCTTCTCCTTTGACGTGCCGCGAACGGTCATGGCCAAGGCGAGGTATACTCAGGACGTGGGCCTCGGGGGCCTCTTTTTCTGGAACGGCGCCGGGGACATGACGGGGGAGCTGAGCCTCGTCAAGGCTGCATACGGCGTTCTCGTGGAGCATCTGTGA
- a CDS encoding uncharacterized protein (EggNog:ENOG503P2KW~COG:S), with translation MPGVPSYRGCEACRKQKKKCDQAKPACSRCARLNIACIGCGQQRFKFKDETPHLRAADKQLSRRPPASAKVVFDPSRALTNPTTTTASAFISVLEITDPSYDLFCYGTFMNEIPLQLGHHEALDASAEALASCFSCVHTGNLSTSSISKYVRALNSVQKCLQNPKTAYSGETLCAIYLIMLVQGWIGKDDDSFPQHGQAMAHLLGVVVNRQLHDPQSTVMLITLTVSVLLESIFNPDIQLEPWLSTLAEVHRPTAPVQNVEGVVLTCLELQNMALMTEILRHPMQNISRMQSLYQIVRLDFPGLRRHLLDVIEPACSGPLDKLPLVLVRLQTRYQAAYCLLLSMGMTLNGMLRALNPYDPLLGEEMDVYCAEMLDLAERAKRRRPFGASHIPLGLLSAWAAMDDESQRPAIKRMIAEYDTGFGYVNWQAKAELLRPAYDTVRSRLAVSKLSSPDPGDVSDDSGCAMDEFNLGVSYAKAEDVCCIL, from the exons ATGCCTGGCGTTCCCTCATATCGTGGGTGCGAAGCGTGTCGGAAGCAAAAGAAAAAG TGCGACCAGGCAAAGCCCGCATGCTCCCGTTGCGCGCGCCTCAACATCGCCTGCATCGGCTGCGGCCAGCAGCGCTTCAAGTTCAAGGACGAGACGCCCCATCTCAGAGCCGCCGACAAGCAGCTCTCGCGACGGCCACCCGCCTCTGCCAAGGTCGTCTTCGACCCCTCGCGCGCCCTCACCAATCCCACTACCACCACTGCCAGCGCCTTCATCTCCGTCCTCGAGATCACGGACCCCAGCTACGACCTGTTCTGCTATGGCACCTTCATGAACGAGATTCCCTTGCAGCTGGGCCACCATGAAGCGCTCGACGCCTCCGCCGAAGCCCTCGCCAGCTGCTTTAGCTGCGTCCACACCGGCAATCTATCCACTTCGTCGATAAGTAAATACGTGCGAGCTCTCAACTCGGTGCAAAAATGCTTGCAAAACCCCAAAACCGCTTACTCAGGAGAGACGCTGTGCGCCATCTACCTCATCATGCTCGTCCAG GGCTGGATaggcaaagacgacgactCCTTTCCTCAGCATGGACAGGCAATGGCTCATTTGCTGGGTGTCGTCGTCAATCGACAGCTGCACGACCCGCAAAGCACTGTCATGCTCATTACGCTGACCGTCTCTGTG CTCCTTGAAAGCATATTTAATCCAGACATTCAGCTGGAGCCATGGCTTTCCACCCTCGCCGAGGTGCACAGGCCGACCGCTCCCGTACAAAATGTCGAGGGAGTAGTACTCACCTGTCTCGAGCTGCAGAATATGGCACTCATGACCGAGATCCTGCGCCATCCGATGCAAAACATCTCTCGAATGCAATCACTATATCAAATCGTCCGGCTAGATTTTCCCGGACTGAGACGACACCTTCTTGATGTCATTGAACCAGCTTGCAGCGGTCCCCTCGACAAACTCCCGTTGGTTTTGGTTCGCCTGCAGACGCGGTACCAGGCGGCGTACTGCTTGCTGCTCTCCATGGGCATGACGCTCAACGGCATGCTGCGTGCCCTCAATCCCTACGACCCCCTCCTGGGAGAGGAGATGGATGTCTACTGCGCCGAGATGCTAGACCTAGCCGAGAGAGCgaagcggcgacgaccgTTTGGGGCCAGCCATATTCCCCTTGGGCTGCTGTCCGCATGGGctgccatggacgacgagtcgCAACGGCCTGCTATCAAGCGCATGATTGCAGAATACGACACGGGCTTCGGCTACGTCAACTGGCAGGCCAAGGCAGAGCTCCTGCGGCCCGCATATGACACGGTTCGCAGTCGTCTCGCCGTGTCCAAGCTGAGCTCGCCAGATCCGGGCGATGTCTCGGACGATTCCGGTTGCGCAATGGATGAGTTCAACCTTGGTGTTTCGTACGCCAAAGCTGAGGACGTGTGCTGCATCTTGTAG
- a CDS encoding uncharacterized protein (EggNog:ENOG503PF37) codes for MPGVFSQLLSGSSLQNGPGWGLNGDGDGAAATSRPTHIFTLGSAPSGSSLNATSVRPAGYPPTAPPLYTFTGAPHAKPNIALYYGEAASPAANMIGEGKLSSFSSTTQMRVRGMPFTLRMSHMSGSVTLESPVTGKMKLKPNPMTGTGLALYDSSGNKVAKIRSGGGGGFGDKKQLEIYVPCDGMFIEVILLSFLTAKMLNKIVGDAVGEAVTSVVTA; via the coding sequence atgccCGGCGTCTTCTCACAGCTCCTCTCCGGGTCGTCACTGCAAAACGGCCCGGGCTGGGGCctcaacggcgacggcgacggagcagcagcaacatcacGGCCAACTCACATCTTCACCCTCGGCTCCGCCCCCAGCGGTTCCTCCCTGAATGCAACCTCCGTCCGGCCCGCCGGCTACCCGCCAACCGCACCGCCGCTCTACACATTCACCGGCGCGCCCCACGCCAAGCCCAACATCGCGCTCTACTacggcgaggcggccagcccggcggccAACATGATTGGCGAGGGTAAGCTCAGCTCCTTCTCGTCCACGACGCAGATGCGCGTCCGCGGCATGCCCTTTACGCTGCGCATGAGCCACATGTCGGGCAGCGTCACCCTCGAGTCGCCCGTCACGGGCAAGATGAAGCTCAAGCCGAACCCCATGACGGGcaccggcctcgccctctaCGACTCCTCCGGGAACAAGGTGGCCAAGATTAGAtcaggaggcggcggcggtttcGGCGACAAGAAACAGCTCGAGATATACGTGCCGTGCGACGGCATGTTCATCGAGGTCATCCTGCTCAGCTTCCTAACTGCCAAGATGCTCAACAAGATCGTCGGGGAcgcggtgggcgaggcggtcaCGTCTGTCGTAACTGCATAG
- a CDS encoding uncharacterized protein (COG:S~EggNog:ENOG503PB9A), with the protein MPNTPPPALLPPPEGIFRTFEDLMASVQRVAKDQGYGIVKLRASNYRDGKPTRYDLVCDRGGVKYNSTAKKRNPSTRKIDCPFRAKAVCEVQLGNQWRFALQEPRHNHEPRVPSGTPGQENAPLATTIRSFTNKLDRLSHDMAQSFMRIEQRLDNIEKRMENLEARAGSYEPRFQAVEGRLQGMEGARMDGLGMDDVESRLLASSVM; encoded by the coding sequence ATGCCGAACACGCCCCCACCcgcgttgttgccgccgcccgagggcaTCTTCCGGACCTTTGAGGACCTCATGGCGTCGGTGCAGCGTGTCGCCAAGGACCAAGGGtacggcatcgtcaagctGCGCGCCTCAAACTATCGTGACGGCAAGCCAACGCGCTACGACCTCGTCTGCGACCGAGGCGGCGTCAAGTACAACAGCAccgccaagaagcgcaaTCCCTCGACGCGCAAAATCGACTGCCCTTTTCGCGCCAAGGCCGTCTGCGAGGTCCAACTGGGGAACCAGTGGCGGTTTGCGCTGCAGGAGCCGCGCCATAACCACGAGCCGCGCGTGCCATCCGGGACGCCCGGACAGGAGaacgcgccgctcgccacGACGATCCGATCCTTCACAAACAAGCTCGACCGCTTGAGCCACGACATGGCGCAGAGCTTCATGCGGATAGAGCAGAGGCTAGATAACATCGAGAAGCGTATGGAGAATCTCGAGGCTCGCGCCGGCTCCTACGAACCCCGTttccaggccgtcgagggccggtTGCAGGGCATGGAGGGCGCGCGCATGGACGGTCTCGGCATGGACGACGTGGAATCGCGCCTGCTGGCCTCGTCAGTCATGTAG